The Candidatus Poribacteria bacterium genomic interval GTAGGGCTTCTTGCGAGGTTATACCGGTTGGCAGATATAGCATTCGTCGGTGGAAGTTTCCGCGGCAGTGTTCATAACGTGATGGAACCCGCTGCGATGGCAAAACCCGTTCTGTTCGGTCCGACGATACAGAACGCTTATGAAGCATCCCTACTCGTGGCGCGGGGTGGTGCGAAACTGGTACATACAGCGCAGCAATTGGCAGACGCTATCACGACATGGCTAAAGGATACAAACGCAAGCGTCACAGTAGGACGTATCGGGCAGGAGTTGATTGAAGATAATCTGGGCGCAGTGGATCGAACTTTGGAGCATCTGAGGAAATATTTATGAAATCAGGTGAGTTCAATGATGCTGTAAAATAAAGAGCAATTTATCTTCAAAACTCGGTAAGTAACAAACAAAAGTGTCAGTAACTGGATTGAAGTCACGTGCTGGCCATGGAATCAATAAAGTAAAGAGCTGATCCATATAAGTTTCTCTATTAGCAGTTTTTGGCTTTTCTATTAGCCTGTCCCTGCCAAAGTAAGATTGAATCTCCGTTTGACTCCAAAGCTTTTTGGAAGTCCTCCGCGCTTTCTACTAACATTGCGGCTGCTCAAAGATATATCAATTGTTATTTTCTGTGAGTACCTGTGCAAAGTCGTCGAGGGTCTCTGCAAGGATCGCTGCGCGATGCAATTGCGCGAGTCTATCTAAGTCCTCAATCGTCTCAAGTGTGGGCTTGAAGACAGCCGCTGCATACGGCTTTAATCGGAGTGTAAGCACTTCAAGAATGTCTTTCAGAGCGTGTTCTCTGGCACCTTGTTCGATGCCTTGTTTGAAGCCTTGTTCAAAACCTTGTTTGAAACCCTGTTCAAAGCCTTGCTGCAGTGCTTCTGCCGCGAAGTGTTCAGAAATAGAAGGGCGTTCCATTTTTTATTCTTGTGCCTCGATTTCGATAGGGGGCTGTGTCTGGTAGCGGATTATTAACGTTGGGCGCAGATTTTCATCGGTCGCCTCTTTTGAAGAAAAAACGACTGGCGAGGTGCCATCGCGCAAGGCGAAGAGATACCCGTAGTTGTAATCGGGGTTTGCGACCCAAAAACGTACCGCGTCCGTGAGCAGCTCACTTTTGAACAGATAACGTTTCCCTGCGTCCTGAATCTCGCATGTTCCATCAATCCGATGCGCGACATCCTCGGAACCGTTGTAATCGCTTTCATTATCGCCATCTATTCCAGCTAACATCGCTTGTGCGGGGGACTTATTCCACGGAAGGTTACGATGCAAGGCACTATTGTAGGTGAGTTCGTTATCCTCAGCGCGTGTCGATGTCCCTCTGCCCTCTTTCCACGGAAGCAAAACACGACGGAAGATGACGGTCTGTGCAGTGTCGGTATCAAACTGCTGAACCTGTAGGCTTATCATCGCTTCCAGGACTTGTGTTGGGTCTCGGATGCCCATGTCCTCAAACGCATCAAATAAGTCAAAAGCGACGAAAAAGACGCTCCCTGTCGGATCACATAAGAGGTTTGGTTCCGCACCGGCATTGTTATTTCGGGTCTTCCGATCTTTATTCACAAGCAGCGTCGTGTCCTGTGCCTTCCCAGAGAATGTAACGGAGTTCCCTGTCCCAAAGGTTATTTCGTTTACCGGTGGAAGTGTTATTGTTATTTTAGTTCGTGAATTTTGAAACGCAAGTTGATAGGTTTTCCCTACATCTAATGGTGTTTTAAGAATTAGTAAGGTGCGATTCATTCGTTGGTCAAGTAGTCCGTATTCAAGTTGGACCTCTGGTACAATTTGATAATTCTTGGGGTTTTCTGCATCCTCGGGTAACAATTCTTCATCAAAGTGTAACTGAATCGCTGTTTGCGAAAGTGGGATTGCCCTGAGCAGTTCCGCAGCACCCGCGGAATTCATGGCTAAAATAGAGCAAAAGAGCAGTGATAGTAATATTAGAAACCTATTCGCAATTTTCAAGGTCTGTCTCCGAGGTTGTCCGTTGCATCTACGGTACATCTGCTGTAATAAAGACAGCGTTCAAAACATCCCGCTCCTGCTGTCCGGAAGGTTTATTGACGACCTCATCGCCAACAACAAAGGTACTGGAGGAGCCACCATCGAGATTAATCGCTTCCGTTGCACCGAGTTCAATGAGAATGCTGGCGAGTTCGTAGAGTGTCAAACCAGTGCTATATTTCGGTTGCCGTCCATCGGCGACAACTAAAAAGAGTTTGTCCGCATTGTAGCCAAGTGCGGTGCGAGGTTCATGGCTGAGATTCAGCACTGATGCGCGTTTACCGGGTGTATGTCGTTTTTCAGCGTGGTGCATCTCCGCAATTGTTTCATTTATTTTTCCGTCCTTGAGAAGTCGAAGTCGTCCACCGATGGCATGTCGGACTTGATTCCACTCAGGCGGTGAGAGCGTGAGGGTAAGCGTACCATCTACCCCAGTGTTGAATTGGGCAACGCTTGGATCTTTCAGTCGCGAGTTAATCCAGAGGACTGCCCCATCCCTCGGAATCGTGCTGTTTCCATCGCGTGAGACTTCCTCTACACGGTAGGAATGTGTATAATCTGGTGTCAAAGGGAGTGGAAGTCCGCTGAGTATCACCTCGCTACCTCGGCGGCGGTTGGTGCGCGTTGATTCGCCAAGTCGTGGTGTGTAGAGCGTCACTTGACATCCATCAAGTCTACGCTGATTGATACATCCAAGTTGAAGCGTGTGTGTACCTATTTGCAAACCGGCTTTCATCTGAACGGGGGTGCTCAGGAATTCTCCAGATTCGGTTACGCCGAAGCACGCCTCGGTATCGGTCGGTTGTGTGATCAGTTCGCCATCTTGGATATGCAAATTCTCCAACACACCACCGTAACCCCGCATGTCACCAAGAACACCGAAGCCACCATTGACAGCGACGAGGACACGCCGATCTCCCCGTTGTGTGCGACGGTTTGCCATTGAACGAACGGTCTCTTTACCGAGCACTTGCGCATTTGCGAGCATTACCTCAAAATGCAGCGACGCTTCACGACGAGACATCTCGGCAACGTAAAGCACACATGTTTCAACATCCCAATCGTAACGATAGAGATGCAGACCTTGTGCCAAATCTGGAAATAGTGTTTTTTTCTCACCACCGGCTTGTGCGATGGTAGCTGGCATTAACAATAACAGTGAACAGATAGCGACACAAAATCTATGCATTACGAAAAATCTCAACAGCAAAATAGTCAATCGGTTGTTCTATGGGGGGATTCAGTTTTTTGACAGTGAGACGCACCTCATCCACAGCAAATTGTTCCAAAATCACTGCGGCTATTTTTTCAGCGAGTGCTTCAATAAGTTGGAAGGATTGCTGCGTACCAATCTCAACGATACGCGCGACGACTTCAGCGTAATTGATTGTGTCAGAAAGTGCGTCCGTACTGCCCGGGTTTGTGAGAGCACATCCTAAGACGGCATCAACTTCATAAGGGCCACCGACTCGGCGTTCCGCTTCGGGAACGCCGTGGTAGCCGTGAAATCGAATGCCTTTGAGGATGAGTTTGTCCATCTTTTTTGCGCGAAGTTTGCAAGTGAAAACTTACCCTTAACTTTATTCCTCGGCAATTTCTCCGAAGGTATAGGCAGGTTCAACAATGTCTTTAACCTGTTTCCCAAATTTTCCATCCGTATAATCAATCGAGCGAATCTTCCAGCCTTTACCGTCATTGTTCAGTGCGGAAATCAAATCACCTCTCTGATTACCCCAATTATATGCACCTCGCAGAACGGCTGTTTTACCTTTGCTATCAATAGCGATGTAGGTGATGTCAACCACCATATTACCGCCTCGCAGTCGGAAGATTCCGTCCCATGCCTTTGTTACTTCTTTCCATCCTACATTTCTCTCAAAGGCACCTGCCCAGAAAGTCCAAGCGGTAAGAACGTCCCTCTCCTCACTTCTGAGCCAAACCTCTGCAAGCGTGTCAGTATCTTTGTCGCCATGGGCAGCAGTGTACACCGCATAAAGATCGCGGATCGCTTGCTCCTCAGCGGCAAAGTCAACATCCCTTCCAGCAGCGATCTCTGGTTGTGCTGTTTCGGAGGGGGTCGTCGCTGTTGGCTGGGTCTGCTTATCGGGTGCTTCTGTATCATCGCCGCTGTCACCGCCGCAAGCCATTAGTCCAGCGGAAACCAGCAAAACGAGG includes:
- a CDS encoding phosphodiester glycosidase family protein; the protein is MHRFCVAICSLLLLMPATIAQAGGEKKTLFPDLAQGLHLYRYDWDVETCVLYVAEMSRREASLHFEVMLANAQVLGKETVRSMANRRTQRGDRRVLVAVNGGFGVLGDMRGYGGVLENLHIQDGELITQPTDTEACFGVTESGEFLSTPVQMKAGLQIGTHTLQLGCINQRRLDGCQVTLYTPRLGESTRTNRRRGSEVILSGLPLPLTPDYTHSYRVEEVSRDGNSTIPRDGAVLWINSRLKDPSVAQFNTGVDGTLTLTLSPPEWNQVRHAIGGRLRLLKDGKINETIAEMHHAEKRHTPGKRASVLNLSHEPRTALGYNADKLFLVVADGRQPKYSTGLTLYELASILIELGATEAINLDGGSSSTFVVGDEVVNKPSGQQERDVLNAVFITADVP
- the folB gene encoding dihydroneopterin aldolase encodes the protein MDKLILKGIRFHGYHGVPEAERRVGGPYEVDAVLGCALTNPGSTDALSDTINYAEVVARIVEIGTQQSFQLIEALAEKIAAVILEQFAVDEVRLTVKKLNPPIEQPIDYFAVEIFRNA